The region GTAAATCCCAATTTAGAAGAAAACACGATTTTCAAGGTATATTCCCGACATGAAAAAAGACTCGACGTCCCGCATCTCCGGCAAATTCTAGACGGAGCGTTTTGCGTGcgtgtctttctctctctaaaatgaaatcatgatgGGAGGGACAAAGAGTCTGCTGTAGCTCTGATTCACGCTGGCCAACAGCGGCACTCTGAGTGCATGAAGTCAAACTACAGATGAAATTGGGAAAATTAATCTACATGTTCAGATTAAGATTAAAAGGATGAACACTTTTCCTGATTCGCCAGTGTTGTTTGATTCCACATTTAACTAACTAAGACAGTCGGAACTAGATCTGTAACGTGTTCTAAATATTAGATGCAAATTCAATCTTCTAAAATTAAATTAGCAACCTgaaacaacgaaaaaaaaaatattcaacgAAATTGTTTTTACGTGAAACCATGGCCCTCTCCAAGGTGCTGAAATCGTCCAAAAGCATGACGTCTAAAAATTAAGTGAAAGCGAGCAAAACCAACCTCTAAAGGAGAGTCTGGTTCATCCAGGATGCttttttcattctgtatccGCTGCATCGTCCCTGTTGAACTGGGGTCCATTATCAGCACGTTCTCACTACCAGCTCTGCCGAACTTACAGTCACTCTTTCTGGAGTCAGTCGTCCTGCACACCTCGTAGTTGTACACGTGTTGGAGAGTCCCTGTCCCCAAAGTGTCTGAGTAACGTGGTGGATAATATGGAATCACAGGCAGGTTGGAGTGATACAGGATGCGAGACTGTCTCCACCTGTAGATCTTCACCGAGATAATAACCACTAAAcacgtgatgaagaggaaggaaactacagCCAGAGCCAACACCAAGTAAAAAGTCAGGTTGTCATTGTACTCCTTGTCGTGTGGAAAGTCAGTGAACTCCGACAGCActtcagggaagctgtccgCCACCGCCACGTTCACAATGACTGTAGCTGAACGAGAGGGCTGCCCGTTGTCCTCCACTAtaacagtcagtctttgtttcactgcatctttatcagtcacttggcggatagttcttatttctccattctgtaagcccacttcaaacagcgccctgtctgtggctttctgcagcttataggagagccaggcattctgtccagagtccacatcaacagccaccactttagtcaccagatagcccacatctgctgaccgaggcaccatttcagccaccacagagcCACTGGACTGGACCGGGTACAGGACCTGAGGGGGGTTGtcgttctggtcctggatcagtattttcacagtcacgttgctactgagtggaggagatcctccatcctgagctTTGACGTGGAACTGGAAATCTTTGATCTGCTCGTAGTCAAAAGAGCGCACTGCATGGATGACTCCACTGTCAGCACTAACGGACACATATGAGGAGACTGGCACTCCGTTCACAGAGGAGTCCTCCAGGATGTAAGAAACACGGGCATTCTGGTTCCAGTCAGCGTCTCTGGCTCTCACTGTGAATATAGAGAGGcctggtgtgttgttttctacaaTGTAGGCCTCATATGAGCTCCTCTCAAAGACAGGCgggttgtcattgacatcagagATCTGTAAGGTGAGAGTGACgctgctggagagggaggggactcCCTCATCAGAGCAGGTCACTGTGATATTATACTCAgaggctctctctctgtctaactCACTGTCTGTCACCAAACTATAGAAATTATTTGATGTAGATTTCAATAGGAATGGTATAATTTCCtttacaaaacactgaactttaCCATTTTCATCTGAGTCAGGATCTTGAATGTTAATCATTGTCACAACAGTACCGGGTTTGGCATCTTCTGATATGACATTTGATTTAGACATTATATGAATATCGGGTTGATTGTCATTCGTATCAATGACGTCAATCATCACTTTACAGGAGTCAACTAGTCCTCCATCATCACTTGCACGAACGTTGATCTGAAATGTTCGAGCTTTTTCATAGTCAACATTTCCTTTCAGTCGGATTTCCccactttcattatttactTCAAATAGACTCCGTGCATGATCGGAAAAACTTGAAATTGAATATGTTATTCTACCATT is a window of Echeneis naucrates chromosome 10, fEcheNa1.1, whole genome shotgun sequence DNA encoding:
- the LOC115050323 gene encoding protocadherin beta-16-like, whose amino-acid sequence is MGYTGTSSDRTMRGQVLVFVSVLSLSSVFGQVSYSIPEEMPKGSLVGNMAKDFGLDLKRLKSGKARIFTPDSDEYIELNNDRGVLLIRDRIDREALCGQTTPCALHFQIILENPMEFYSVTIEITDVNDNPPSFEKNDVRFKISESAVSGAKFILDRAVDPDVGSNGLQTYKLEPQDNFIVRLHDQADGIKNVEMVLEKPLDREKNEHLRLVLTAVDGGEPQMTGTMQILITVLDANDNAPVFTQPVYKASVKENAPVGTAVLTVTATDADQGSNGRITYSISSFSDHARSLFEVNNESGEIRLKGNVDYEKARTFQINVRASDDGGLVDSCKVMIDVIDTNDNQPDIHIMSKSNVISEDAKPGTVVTMINIQDPDSDENGKVQCFVKEIIPFLLKSTSNNFYSLVTDSELDRERASEYNITVTCSDEGVPSLSSSVTLTLQISDVNDNPPVFERSSYEAYIVENNTPGLSIFTVRARDADWNQNARVSYILEDSSVNGVPVSSYVSVSADSGVIHAVRSFDYEQIKDFQFHVKAQDGGSPPLSSNVTVKILIQDQNDNPPQVLYPVQSSGSVVAEMVPRSADVGYLVTKVVAVDVDSGQNAWLSYKLQKATDRALFEVGLQNGEIRTIRQVTDKDAVKQRLTVIVEDNGQPSRSATVIVNVAVADSFPEVLSEFTDFPHDKEYNDNLTFYLVLALAVVSFLFITCLVVIISVKIYRWRQSRILYHSNLPVIPYYPPRYSDTLGTGTLQHVYNYEVCRTTDSRKSDCKFGRAGSENVLIMDPSSTGTMQRIQNEKSILDEPDSPLEVGFARFHLIFRRHAFGRFQHLGEGHGFT